The Vidua chalybeata isolate OUT-0048 chromosome 6, bVidCha1 merged haplotype, whole genome shotgun sequence genome has a segment encoding these proteins:
- the ZFP36L1 gene encoding mRNA decay activator protein ZFP36L1 produces the protein MSTALVSPTIFDLSEVLCKSNKMLNYGPSGVSGCLLDRKAVGTPAGGGFPRRHSVTLPNSKFHQNQLLSSLKGEPAPMLGPRESRFRDRSFSEGGERLLQQKQPGGQVNSSRYKTELCRPFEENGACKYGDKCQFAHGIHELRSLTRHPKYKTELCRTFHTIGFCPYGPRCHFIHNAEERRAVAGSREPAVTDRPRLQHSFSFAGFPSTAASGLLDSPTSITPPPMLSADDLLGSPTLPDCASNPFTFSSQELVSLFAPSMGVQVPSGSSPTTFLFRPMSESPNMFDSPPSPQDSLSDQEGYLSSSSSSHSGSDSPILDTSRRLPIFSRLSISDD, from the exons ATGTCCACAGCCTTGGTGTCGCCCACCATCTTCGACTTGAGCGAAGTTTTATGCAAG AGCAACAAGATGCTGAATTACGGCCCCTCGGGTGTCAGCGGGTGCCTGCTGGACAGGAAGGCGGTGGGCACCCCGGCGGGCGGGGGTTTCCCTAGGAGGCACTCTGTCACCCTGCCCAACTCCAAGTTTCACCAGAaccagctcctcagcagcctgAAAGGGGAGCCGGCTCCCATGCTGGGCCCCCGCGAAAGCCGCTTCCGGGACCGCTCCTTCTCCGAGGGTGGCGAGCGCCTactgcagcaaaagcagccCGGGGGACAGGTCAACTCCAGCCGCTACAAAACGGAGCTGTGCCGCCCCTTCGAGGAGAACGGCGCCTGCAAGTATGGTGACAAGTGCCAGTTCGCCCACGGCATCCACGAGCTGCGGAGCCTAACCCGTCACCCCAAGTACAAGACCGAGCTGTGCCGCACTTTCCACACCATCGGCTTCTGTCCCTATGGGCCGCGCTGCCACTTCATCCACAACGCGGAGGAGCGCCGCGCCGTGGCGGGGAGCCGGGAGCCGGCCGTCACCGACAGACCCCgcctgcagcacagcttcaGCTTCGCCggcttccccagcactgctgccagcgGGCTGCTGGACAGCCCCACCTCCATCACACCGCCGCCCATGCTGAGCGCCGACGACCTGCTGGGCTCCCCCACCTTGCCTGACTGCGCCAGCAACCCTTTCACCTtctccagccaggagctggtCAGTCTCTTTGCCCCCAGCATGGGGGTGCAGGTGCCCAGCGGGAGCTCCCCCACCACCTTCTTGTTCAGGCCCATGTCCGAGTCCCCCAACATGTTTGACTCGCCACCCAGTCCTCAGGACTCCCTCTCTGACCAGGAGGGCTatctgagcagctccagcagcagccacagcgGCTCAGATTCCCCTATCCTGGACACCTCAAGACGTCTTCCCATCTTCAGCAGACTCTCCATCTCCGACGACTAA